A single region of the Marinitoga litoralis genome encodes:
- a CDS encoding ABC transporter permease, which translates to MLKYILRRIILSIPVLLGVSIVSFMIISLAPGDFLDSYRLNPAVNAEQVKLLEKNFGLDKSPVVQYLLWLRNMLRGEWGQSFTYQIPVWDLIWRRVGATLLLSITTFIFTWGIGIPLGIYAALHQYSLGDQIAAVVGFIGLSIPNFFFALLFLFFAAKTGGKIFPVGGYISLDYDSFPAWKKFLDIVWHVLGPMITLGTSGLAGTMRIMRGQLLDELKQDYVEFARAKGMPENVVIYKHALRNAINPIITALGFSISGLLGGAVLTENVFGWPGMGQLIIEALLQQDIFVIMADIMLVSVLLVVGNLIADILLAAVDPRVRLRLG; encoded by the coding sequence ATGTTAAAATATATCCTTAGAAGGATTATTTTGTCTATTCCAGTTTTGCTAGGAGTTTCTATAGTATCATTCATGATTATATCCTTAGCTCCTGGAGATTTTTTGGATTCATATAGGCTAAATCCAGCAGTTAATGCTGAACAAGTAAAGTTATTAGAAAAAAACTTTGGTCTTGATAAATCACCAGTTGTTCAGTATTTATTATGGTTAAGAAATATGCTCCGTGGTGAATGGGGACAATCATTCACATATCAAATTCCTGTATGGGATTTAATTTGGAGAAGAGTTGGAGCTACATTATTACTAAGTATTACTACATTCATTTTTACCTGGGGGATAGGTATCCCGCTGGGTATATATGCTGCATTGCATCAATATAGTTTAGGTGATCAAATAGCTGCTGTTGTAGGGTTTATCGGATTATCTATTCCAAATTTCTTCTTTGCATTATTATTCTTATTTTTTGCGGCTAAAACTGGCGGTAAAATATTCCCAGTTGGTGGATATATATCATTAGATTATGACTCATTCCCAGCATGGAAAAAGTTTTTAGATATCGTATGGCATGTACTTGGTCCAATGATTACATTAGGTACATCAGGACTTGCAGGTACAATGAGAATTATGAGAGGTCAATTACTAGATGAATTAAAACAAGATTATGTTGAATTTGCAAGGGCTAAAGGTATGCCAGAAAATGTTGTAATTTACAAACATGCTTTAAGAAATGCAATAAACCCAATTATTACAGCTTTAGGATTCTCTATTTCTGGTCTTTTAGGTGGTGCTGTTTTAACAGAAAACGTATTTGGTTGGCCAGGTATGGGACAATTAATAATTGAAGCATTATTACAACAAGATATTTTCGTTATAATGGCTGATATTATGTTAGTTTCTGTATTATTGGTTGTAGGTAATTTAATTGCAGATATATTATTAGCAGCAGTTGATCCAAGAGTTCGATTAAGATTAGGATAA
- a CDS encoding ABC transporter permease codes for MAEEIKKEEQQQDVFEKQFLSTPQLVWRAVKRHKFGLVAMWILLILYIFALFADFLSPMDYRVQHIQYKFAPPMKVFWKDETGNFAGPHVYLYKRVKDPVTFQSTFKEATYFDNFKVYDDFSEVETVLRIGEYNPDYESTVTNYQFVLNYKTVAVDNNGKEYNILTETKTEPLVTFEELGIKGKALNKNEDGFLSVDQIPLLNGDDVLLSVEDRGIASTFYFEENYKTKSKLQRYNLKPEDIKEFRKYVTLDVIEVETEDDFYEFFPENLLGVNLKKFNIKFFTKGWEYKWLGFIPGNIHLFGVEKSKLPYFAEDYATKDGIIYLWGADKFGRDMISRLLFGSRVSLTIGLLGIAITFTIGLMLGGVAGYFGGWIDEILMRLTEILMSIPSFYLLVSLSAILPSELSPSVKYILIIVILSFIGWPGMTRVIRGMTLGLKETEFIQAAVALGYPSRRIIWKHLLPNTATYVIVSATLSIPGYILGEAGLSFLGLGIREPSASWGLMLSQAQNITALTNYPWLLLPGLFIFITVLAFNLFGDAIRDALDPRALGH; via the coding sequence ATGGCTGAAGAAATAAAGAAAGAAGAACAACAACAAGATGTTTTTGAGAAACAGTTTTTATCAACCCCTCAATTAGTGTGGAGAGCAGTAAAAAGACATAAATTTGGCCTTGTAGCTATGTGGATATTGTTAATATTGTATATTTTTGCATTATTTGCTGATTTTCTTTCACCTATGGATTATAGGGTTCAACATATACAATATAAATTTGCTCCACCTATGAAAGTTTTTTGGAAGGACGAGACAGGTAACTTTGCAGGACCTCATGTATATTTATACAAAAGGGTAAAAGATCCTGTAACTTTCCAAAGTACTTTTAAAGAAGCAACATATTTTGATAATTTTAAGGTATACGATGATTTTTCAGAGGTTGAAACTGTATTAAGAATAGGGGAATATAATCCTGATTATGAATCAACTGTTACTAATTATCAATTTGTATTGAATTATAAGACAGTTGCAGTGGATAATAATGGAAAAGAATATAATATTTTAACAGAAACTAAAACAGAACCATTAGTAACATTTGAAGAGTTAGGAATAAAAGGTAAAGCTTTAAATAAAAATGAAGACGGATTTTTATCTGTTGATCAAATTCCATTATTAAATGGTGATGATGTTTTGCTATCTGTAGAAGATAGAGGTATAGCTTCTACATTCTATTTCGAAGAAAATTATAAGACAAAATCAAAATTACAAAGATATAATTTAAAACCAGAAGATATAAAAGAATTTAGAAAATATGTTACTTTAGATGTTATCGAAGTTGAAACTGAAGATGACTTTTATGAATTTTTTCCAGAAAATCTTTTAGGAGTTAATTTAAAGAAATTCAATATAAAATTCTTTACAAAAGGTTGGGAATATAAATGGTTAGGGTTTATACCTGGTAATATTCACTTATTTGGTGTTGAAAAGAGTAAATTACCATATTTTGCTGAAGATTATGCTACTAAAGATGGTATTATCTACTTATGGGGTGCAGATAAATTTGGTAGAGATATGATTAGTAGATTATTATTTGGTAGTAGAGTATCATTAACAATAGGGTTATTAGGTATAGCAATTACATTTACAATAGGGTTAATGTTAGGTGGTGTAGCTGGATACTTTGGTGGATGGATAGATGAAATATTAATGAGATTAACAGAAATATTAATGTCTATTCCTAGTTTCTATTTATTGGTATCTTTAAGTGCTATATTACCTTCAGAATTATCACCATCAGTAAAATATATTTTAATTATAGTTATATTATCATTCATCGGATGGCCAGGGATGACAAGGGTTATTAGAGGTATGACATTAGGTTTAAAAGAAACAGAATTTATTCAAGCAGCTGTAGCATTAGGTTATCCTTCAAGAAGAATAATATGGAAACATTTATTACCAAATACAGCAACATATGTTATAGTTTCAGCAACATTATCTATACCAGGTTATATTCTTGGTGAAGCTGGATTGAGTTTCTTAGGATTAGGTATCAGAGAACCTTCAGCTAGTTGGGGATTAATGTTATCGCAAGCTCAAAATATTACTGCTTTAACAAATTATCCATGGTTATTATTACCAGGTTTATTTATATTTATAACTGTTTTAGCATTTAATTTATTTGGTGATGCTATTAGAGATGCGTTAGATCCAAGAGCATTAGGACATTAA
- the hpf gene encoding ribosome hibernation-promoting factor, HPF/YfiA family, translated as MDYKLFTKNIELTAALEDYLAKRMEKIDRVFKKHDELLMSTEIRVEKDKELFKVEVTSHLKGNIIKVEERGTDLYEVIDRVSDAYERKLKKFKEKLQNHVSPNPLKELNVVYEDEDDILNKIDKRKRFDLNMYSLEEAIMQLELLGHEFFVFRNSDTEEVNVVYKRKDGGLGLIELVG; from the coding sequence ATGGATTATAAGTTATTCACAAAGAACATAGAATTAACAGCAGCATTAGAAGATTATTTAGCAAAAAGAATGGAAAAAATTGATAGGGTATTTAAGAAACATGATGAATTATTAATGAGCACAGAAATTAGAGTAGAAAAAGATAAGGAATTATTTAAGGTAGAAGTTACTTCACATTTGAAAGGAAATATCATTAAGGTTGAAGAAAGAGGAACAGACCTATATGAAGTTATTGATAGGGTTTCAGATGCATATGAAAGAAAATTAAAGAAATTCAAAGAAAAATTGCAAAATCATGTATCCCCTAATCCTTTAAAAGAATTAAATGTTGTATATGAAGATGAAGACGATATTCTAAATAAAATTGATAAAAGAAAGCGTTTTGATTTAAATATGTATTCTCTTGAGGAAGCTATTATGCAATTAGAATTATTGGGACATGAATTTTTTGTATTTAGAAACTCTGATACAGAAGAAGTTAATGTAGTTTATAAAAGGAAAGACGGAGGTTTAGGATTAATTGAATTAGTAGGTTAA
- a CDS encoding VIT1/CCC1 transporter family protein, with protein sequence MDENIRKQLILFQKNEITEYYVYKNLSKRIKGNNGEVLDNISNDELKHYNIMKKYTNEEIKPNKFLVFWYLILSYIFGLTFALNAMEKGEEKAQINYDDIKDIIPEFNIIIEDENNHEKELLGLIDEEKIQYVSSMVLGLNDALVELTGTLAGLTFAFQNSRLVALSGLITGIAASFSMAASEYLSQRAEKEAKSPLKASIYTGIAYIITVILLVSPYFIFSNPMISLLFTIINAIIVIVFFSFFVSVVQEKTFKYYFLEMLTISFSVMIISFVIGLLARMLFNIDIL encoded by the coding sequence ATGGACGAAAATATTAGAAAGCAACTTATTTTATTTCAAAAAAACGAAATTACAGAATATTATGTATACAAAAATTTATCAAAAAGAATTAAAGGAAATAACGGAGAAGTGTTAGATAATATCTCAAATGATGAGTTAAAACATTATAATATAATGAAAAAATATACAAATGAAGAAATTAAACCTAATAAATTTCTAGTTTTTTGGTATTTGATATTGTCCTATATATTTGGATTAACCTTTGCTTTAAATGCCATGGAAAAAGGCGAAGAAAAAGCACAAATCAATTATGATGATATTAAAGATATAATTCCTGAATTTAATATCATCATTGAAGATGAAAATAATCATGAAAAAGAATTACTTGGATTAATTGATGAAGAAAAAATACAATATGTAAGTTCTATGGTTTTAGGATTAAACGATGCTTTAGTTGAATTAACAGGTACATTAGCCGGTCTAACATTCGCATTTCAAAATTCACGTCTTGTTGCCTTATCTGGGTTGATAACAGGAATTGCAGCATCTTTCTCAATGGCTGCATCTGAATATCTATCTCAAAGAGCTGAAAAAGAAGCTAAGAGTCCACTAAAGGCATCCATATATACTGGTATTGCATATATAATTACTGTTATACTACTTGTATCTCCTTATTTTATATTTTCTAACCCAATGATCTCTTTGTTATTTACAATAATTAATGCAATAATTGTAATAGTATTTTTCTCTTTCTTTGTATCAGTTGTACAAGAAAAAACATTTAAGTATTATTTTCTTGAAATGTTAACTATCAGTTTTAGTGTTATGATAATTTCTTTCGTTATTGGATTACTAGCAAGAATGTTATTCAATATCGATATATTATAA
- a CDS encoding nucleotidyltransferase family protein, with amino-acid sequence MKILGVILAAGLSSRFKGNKLIFNYNGKPILQWTIDLLNSFDFDKLIVVNEKWNEYKDNFELYDFKILINNNYTSGISSSVKIAINYALNNSYDYVLIFLGDMPLVKKEIVEKILNINSDKPIIAPYYNNKKGFPTLVKKEIYEEILNLQGDAGIKQIIKKNPDYIEKVFVDSPETTIDFDYKLEG; translated from the coding sequence ATGAAAATATTAGGAGTTATACTAGCTGCAGGACTTTCTAGTAGATTTAAAGGAAATAAATTAATTTTTAATTACAATGGAAAACCTATTTTACAATGGACAATAGATTTATTAAACTCTTTTGATTTTGATAAATTAATTGTTGTAAATGAAAAATGGAATGAATACAAAGATAATTTTGAATTATATGATTTTAAAATTTTAATTAATAATAATTATACTTCTGGTATATCTTCATCCGTTAAAATAGCTATAAATTACGCTTTAAACAATAGTTATGATTATGTGTTAATATTTTTAGGTGATATGCCTTTAGTAAAAAAAGAAATCGTTGAAAAAATTTTAAATATAAACAGTGACAAACCTATTATTGCACCATATTATAATAATAAAAAAGGATTTCCAACTTTAGTAAAAAAAGAAATATATGAAGAAATTCTAAACTTACAAGGTGATGCTGGTATTAAACAAATTATTAAAAAAAACCCAGATTATATTGAGAAAGTATTTGTAGATAGCCCAGAAACAACTATAGATTTTGATTATAAATTGGAGGGATAA
- a CDS encoding sugar ABC transporter substrate-binding protein has product MKRYIVLILFLMFIFSLYFSKTITIWFDYEGIEQIKEIARNFEKENPGITINIIQQKKISDKLFTTFKGAGDIPDIILIKNDEIGKLKDANLIDNVDDIKIELENKLISTAFEAFAIEEKNIKNNDFENVKHYYGVPFYFDTQVLFYHDDIFYDYGFPLENGHTFEDLLFASYIVNDKSNDKIIGLAWGANSPYYFPPFQWAFGKEELIENGRIIINDEKTYNAIDFIYSAVNGKSVQLIERQGLISGFKSGKIASMFFGTFMIPDFIKSGVKFKILPLPYIEESGNYMTPILDYKGFSVVKGRKTNDVIKFLEYILSENAQLAFCKDLYKFPVNNKAFNVLKDKDEYFKVAYESAMRGRTMPTSAYFKSKYWQGVRTMLTLIFNQKEGYDGEIVEKAQEFMDER; this is encoded by the coding sequence ATGAAAAGATACATAGTGTTAATTTTATTTTTGATGTTTATATTTTCATTATATTTTTCAAAAACTATAACTATTTGGTTTGATTATGAAGGAATAGAACAAATAAAAGAAATAGCTAGAAATTTTGAAAAAGAAAATCCTGGAATAACTATTAATATTATACAACAAAAGAAAATATCAGATAAACTGTTTACAACATTTAAAGGAGCAGGAGATATTCCAGATATAATTTTGATCAAAAATGATGAAATTGGTAAATTAAAAGATGCAAATTTAATTGACAATGTTGATGATATAAAAATAGAATTAGAAAATAAATTAATTTCAACAGCATTTGAGGCATTTGCAATTGAAGAGAAAAACATAAAAAATAATGATTTTGAAAATGTAAAGCATTATTATGGAGTACCTTTTTATTTTGATACACAAGTCTTGTTTTATCATGATGATATATTTTATGATTATGGTTTTCCATTAGAAAATGGTCATACTTTTGAAGATTTGTTATTTGCTAGTTATATAGTTAATGATAAGAGTAATGATAAAATAATAGGTTTGGCTTGGGGAGCAAATTCTCCATATTATTTCCCTCCATTTCAATGGGCTTTTGGAAAGGAAGAATTAATAGAAAATGGAAGAATAATTATAAATGATGAAAAAACATATAATGCTATTGATTTCATATATTCTGCAGTAAATGGCAAAAGTGTACAATTAATTGAGAGACAAGGATTAATATCAGGATTTAAAAGTGGAAAAATAGCATCTATGTTTTTTGGTACATTTATGATTCCAGATTTTATTAAATCAGGTGTTAAATTTAAAATTTTACCTCTTCCATATATTGAAGAATCCGGAAATTATATGACTCCAATACTTGATTATAAAGGTTTTAGTGTTGTAAAAGGTAGAAAAACAAATGATGTAATAAAATTTTTAGAATACATTTTAAGTGAAAATGCCCAATTAGCTTTTTGTAAAGATTTATACAAATTTCCTGTGAATAATAAGGCGTTTAATGTACTTAAAGATAAAGATGAATATTTTAAAGTTGCATATGAATCAGCAATGAGAGGAAGAACAATGCCAACATCAGCATATTTTAAATCAAAATATTGGCAAGGAGTACGTACTATGTTAACTCTTATATTTAATCAAAAAGAAGGTTATGATGGAGAAATTGTAGAAAAAGCACAGGAGTTTATGGATGAAAGATAA
- a CDS encoding ABC transporter permease subunit — protein sequence MKDKKYFLLLPALILIIFILIIPMISMLKTSLYNSPFGENISYVGIQNYLKVLKDFGMSISVKISFIWASIISFLVIVLGILISYMIEYKVKNKKLMFIISMLPWIIPSYMGVLIWRSLIYGYGTDSIIKNLFNLNTNIFTDIFAGFGWGVFISIWLELPIVIMVLISAYQEVPKELYLAAKIDGANSLNILLNITIPYIKPTIITWFLITFANHFKDFTVPFLLTSGGPPLYEGFTAHSIVGITTTLGVFNYFISNTHYDFGIISAYSVITAIFVMFISFIFLIRRTLSLKKFITFVIVIKVLSFIFNPNIILLISMFLYFVLLKKRNLFVLVVSLDFAMMIINIINNGFWSGFDYIPIISFIWIIFKEKTPIIPQNTYFRMKGLKTLIKYILLIVLILIILLPIYNIINISISGTNNITTTFFPERFTLENYSRIFSEIHIEQNLKNTLIIAFLSAIIVPIISYPLALFISKNNLGWILPLLIFIDFLGGVHSIIALFMVFKKFHLLNSLFGVSLVYATHTLPMATFLIKGYLDKVPKELEETALLDMTRIKSYIYVIFPLSIPAILVSMLIGFMKGWNGFIPSLMLLNKDTLYPLSVKLYSLIGEPGTSYPRWDLFSASSIMNIIFLGIIFIMIRKPLMSGVLKDRY from the coding sequence ATGAAAGATAAAAAATATTTTCTTTTATTGCCTGCGCTTATATTGATAATATTTATATTAATAATACCAATGATATCAATGTTAAAAACTTCTTTATATAATTCTCCATTTGGAGAAAATATATCATATGTGGGTATTCAAAATTATTTAAAAGTATTAAAAGATTTTGGAATGAGTATTTCAGTAAAAATTAGTTTTATTTGGGCATCTATAATATCCTTTTTAGTAATAGTTTTAGGAATATTAATTTCTTATATGATAGAGTATAAGGTAAAAAACAAGAAGCTTATGTTTATTATATCAATGTTGCCGTGGATAATTCCATCGTATATGGGAGTATTAATATGGAGAAGTCTAATATATGGATATGGAACAGATTCAATAATAAAAAATTTATTTAATTTAAATACAAATATATTTACAGATATTTTTGCGGGGTTTGGATGGGGAGTGTTTATAAGTATATGGCTTGAATTACCTATTGTTATAATGGTTTTAATATCAGCATATCAGGAAGTTCCTAAAGAGTTATACTTAGCAGCTAAAATAGATGGCGCAAATTCTCTAAATATATTATTAAATATTACTATACCATATATAAAACCTACAATAATTACCTGGTTTTTAATTACGTTTGCAAATCATTTTAAAGATTTTACAGTTCCATTTTTATTAACATCTGGTGGCCCGCCATTATATGAAGGTTTTACTGCACATAGTATTGTAGGAATTACTACAACTCTAGGAGTTTTTAATTATTTTATATCTAATACTCATTATGATTTTGGTATTATTTCTGCATATAGCGTTATTACTGCTATTTTTGTAATGTTTATCTCTTTTATTTTCTTAATACGAAGAACATTGTCTCTAAAAAAATTTATAACCTTTGTTATTGTTATTAAAGTGTTATCTTTTATATTTAATCCAAATATAATTTTGTTGATTTCTATGTTTTTATATTTTGTATTATTAAAGAAGAGAAATTTATTTGTTTTAGTAGTTTCATTAGATTTTGCAATGATGATAATTAATATAATAAATAATGGTTTTTGGAGTGGATTTGATTATATTCCTATAATTTCTTTTATTTGGATTATTTTTAAAGAAAAAACTCCGATTATTCCTCAAAATACATATTTTAGAATGAAGGGGTTAAAAACATTAATAAAATATATATTATTGATAGTTTTAATATTAATAATACTACTTCCAATATATAATATTATTAATATATCAATTTCAGGGACAAATAATATAACAACAACATTTTTTCCAGAAAGATTTACTTTAGAAAACTATAGTAGAATATTTTCTGAGATTCATATAGAACAAAATTTAAAAAACACACTTATTATCGCCTTCTTATCTGCTATAATTGTTCCTATTATTTCATATCCCCTAGCATTGTTTATATCAAAAAATAATTTAGGGTGGATATTACCCTTATTAATATTTATTGATTTCTTAGGAGGGGTTCATTCAATAATAGCATTATTTATGGTATTCAAAAAATTTCATTTATTAAATTCTTTGTTTGGAGTTTCATTGGTTTATGCTACTCATACTTTACCAATGGCAACTTTTTTAATAAAAGGGTATTTAGATAAAGTCCCTAAAGAATTAGAAGAAACAGCCTTGCTAGATATGACAAGAATTAAATCATATATTTATGTTATCTTTCCATTATCTATTCCTGCAATCCTTGTATCTATGTTAATAGGGTTTATGAAAGGGTGGAATGGTTTTATTCCATCATTGATGTTATTAAATAAAGATACATTATATCCATTATCAGTAAAACTATATTCTTTGATAGGAGAGCCAGGAACATCATATCCAAGATGGGATTTATTTTCAGCATCTTCAATAATGAATATAATTTTTTTGGGAATTATTTTCATAATGATAAGAAAACCTTTAATGAGTGGAGTTTTAAAAGATAGATATTAA
- a CDS encoding SIR2 family protein has translation MNNKDIKAYLENQLKKIPTAPFLFIGSGITRRYLGAPNFRGLLEIFAKKILNDEMAYIIYDNKVKAKNESLKEQETYPLIAQEIENDYRLNLMNLKNKEFYQKNKDLIEMGVSPFKIDISEYFKSLKYNYDHLPLDLRKEIELLKISSEKNIGGIITTNYDLFLEQIFSDFKVYIGQENLLFSHIQEIGEIYKIHGSCENPESIIITESDYKKFNEKNAYLAAKLLTIFIEYPVIFMGYSVNDPNIRKILKSISNCLSDENKRKRLKENLFFIEWSDSESNDIGSFYIDFENETIEMTKIKTNSFIPIYNAILSNKRKFSMKVLRKVKEQLYELILNNDPKEKIRVVNIDEINTTENIEYVIGVGVIKLAEKGYDLITLEDIYKDIIYDEQNFDINSIVTLTLPLLLSRHSNSVPIYKYISKYDGILPEKIKEVSDIWTKDEKSRRKDYENITLKKLKEKYKDNDKRIVKEISYLNPDNINLEELLEYIKSLMIKYPEILKNKKKRSLKAIENKNYPESSPFRKIIKIYDYLKYKNK, from the coding sequence ATGAATAATAAAGATATAAAAGCTTATTTAGAAAATCAATTAAAGAAAATTCCAACAGCTCCATTTTTGTTTATTGGTTCAGGAATAACGAGAAGATATTTAGGGGCGCCAAATTTCAGAGGATTATTAGAGATTTTTGCCAAAAAAATTCTTAATGATGAAATGGCATATATAATTTATGATAATAAAGTAAAAGCAAAAAATGAGTCATTAAAAGAGCAGGAAACATATCCGTTGATTGCACAAGAAATAGAAAATGATTATAGACTAAACTTAATGAATTTAAAAAATAAAGAGTTTTATCAAAAAAATAAAGATTTAATAGAAATGGGAGTATCGCCATTTAAAATTGATATATCTGAATATTTTAAATCTTTGAAATATAATTATGATCATTTGCCATTAGATTTAAGAAAAGAGATAGAATTATTAAAAATATCCTCTGAAAAAAATATAGGTGGTATTATTACTACAAATTATGACTTATTTTTAGAGCAAATTTTTTCAGATTTTAAAGTTTATATTGGGCAAGAAAATTTATTATTTTCACATATTCAGGAAATTGGTGAAATTTATAAGATTCATGGGAGTTGTGAAAATCCTGAAAGTATAATAATAACTGAAAGTGATTATAAGAAATTTAATGAAAAAAATGCATATTTGGCTGCAAAATTATTAACTATTTTTATAGAATATCCGGTTATATTTATGGGATATTCTGTTAATGATCCCAATATTAGAAAAATTTTAAAGTCAATATCAAATTGTTTAAGTGATGAAAATAAAAGAAAAAGATTAAAAGAAAACTTATTCTTTATTGAGTGGAGTGATTCAGAAAGTAATGATATTGGTTCTTTTTATATTGATTTTGAAAATGAAACTATAGAAATGACAAAAATAAAAACAAATAGTTTTATTCCTATTTATAATGCAATTTTGTCAAATAAAAGAAAATTTAGTATGAAAGTATTAAGAAAAGTAAAGGAACAATTATATGAACTTATTTTGAATAATGATCCTAAAGAAAAAATTAGAGTAGTAAATATTGATGAAATTAATACTACAGAAAACATAGAATATGTAATAGGTGTTGGCGTTATAAAACTAGCTGAAAAAGGTTATGATTTAATAACATTGGAAGATATTTATAAAGATATTATATACGATGAACAAAATTTTGATATTAATAGTATCGTAACTTTAACTTTGCCTTTATTATTGTCTAGACATAGTAATTCAGTTCCTATATATAAATATATTTCTAAATATGATGGAATTTTACCAGAAAAAATAAAAGAAGTTAGCGATATTTGGACAAAAGATGAAAAATCTAGAAGGAAAGATTATGAAAACATTACTTTAAAAAAATTAAAAGAGAAATATAAAGATAATGATAAAAGGATAGTAAAGGAAATATCGTATTTAAATCCTGATAATATAAATTTAGAAGAACTATTAGAATATATAAAAAGTCTGATGATAAAGTATCCCGAAATTTTAAAAAATAAAAAAAAGAGAAGCTTAAAAGCGATAGAAAATAAAAATTATCCTGAAAGTAGTCCATTTAGAAAAATAATTAAAATTTATGATTATTTAAAATATAAAAACAAATAA